AGGAACACTATTTTTAGTTGGCCTTGGTTAAATTCTTTCCATCTTTGCccaatttgtgctaaaaagggggagtagtagttTGTTGTGGTTTGTTTTTTTTGAAGACTTGGTATTCTGGTTATGTTATGTAATAAGTATGCAGCTTTGTCAAGACAAGACCAGTTCAGGAGATATTTTATGTTCAAGTGTTCAAGTGCTACAAGCTAGCTTCTGTTCAAGTAGTACCAAGTGTGCTTGCTTAGTTTGTACTGTGTTGCATATGGGTTCTATATACTTTAtgcagtgtttatttggatgcatcttttgagggggagttcctccatgttttggctgttgtggatgcattggtttgagggggagtatttctgctgctgactctgatgattttgatattttttccctctctggtagtgaagttgtttttagtcaaaatttgacaaagggggagattgttgttcctttgttgtcatcaattttgttaaaaacaacctgatgtcctagccgatgttgtgacatctgccttgatgaaggccaggacatccgcccctgctggcatgcaagtgggtcccttgtggttatgctttatggtatgatctgtgcttacttgaaggtcaagtaactgtgtgttgggagccagttgcgggttgttattgttgaagcaaatctgtgattaaaaagatttgtttctatttttacttgttgatcactcatatcagatcttgaaagattctctgctgatatgagttggatcaaagtgttcttcagcccaaataaaccctagccgcctctgctgaagtatatatattgacaaagacctgaagcttgaggttgatcgagagaattaccttgaagatcaagtgttcttaagagtgtaagttgttctttgtctttgttagttgtgaactcgtcttgctcactgattctataaagtgagactgagttctgtgttgtgtttgagtgtcaaacaaactctgtgttattgttgttcaccaatcactgtggcagtgattgaggaaaagtgagaggggctctcatacttaggctgtggttctaagtagaataccactgggtagattaggttaagaacaatgaactttatgtgttcatgtgggtctgtaatacctagttcttgagatagtggaattccttttcattgggcgaaagctaaccagacgtaggtgtagtttcaccgaactgggttaacaacttcctgtgtcttgtttctttttagttgtttgttgttttgtgttcaggtctttcagttgtatgatgttctaatcgattgtcccagcatcgtgcaggacatttgttctaagggatctagaatttcaggTTCCAACAAATGCGGTCTGGTCCAATGTTAGTTGCCGGAGGAGGCATGGCAACAATCTCTGAGAATAAATCAGGCGGAATGAGGTTCTGGAAGAGAGCAAATCTCCACAACCCGCGATCAAAGTCAAAATAATCCGCCACAGACTTGATAGCATCGACGGGTGAAATTTCTGATATGGCACAATTAATCAAGATAGAGCCTGAGAAAACCCAAGAGTCATACCAGAAACGAACGGAGGAACCACTACCAATTCTCCAACGAAGGTTTTTATCCACATCCGGCCAAGTAACTCTAATAGCACGCCAAACATGAGACTCACGACTCTTACGTTGCACCACTGGGAAATGATCAGTACCACACGAATACTTACCACGAAGAACCCTAGCCCAAAGCGCATCTGGGGTCGATACCAAACCCCAACCAAGCTTCATAACAAGAGACTTATTAAAATCATGCATCCTGCGGAGGCCTAGACCACCATTCTGCTTAGGGCAACAGAGCTTGGCCCATGCAATAGAGTGAGCACCATTAGGTCTATCCGTGGAACCCCAGATGAAATCTCTCTGAATTTTTTCAAGTTTACCACACACTGTCTTAGGCAGAAGACAAGTTTGCATACTATATGTACGGAGGGCAGCAATAACAGATTTAGTGAGAGTAACCCTACCTGCAAAGTTTAACATCTGGGATCTCCAAGATGAGAGACGAGTCTGAGTTCTATCAAGAATATACTGGTAGCTAGAGGAGGTCACCCTCTTATGGGCTAGAGGGACTCCCAGATATTTACCCAAATCAGACGTCAGGGAAATTCCTGATAGATCCGAGAGCTGTCTAGACACTGCTGACCCCACGTTCTTGGAAATCATCAAGCGAGTCTTGGGGATACTAACTTTCATCCCTGAAGCACTACAGAAACCATTCAGGCACCCCATAATGCACTCCATTTGGTCCAAAGTAGCTTCACCAAAGAGAAGGAGATCATCTgcaaagaaaagatgagagatagGTGGTCCATTCCTTGAGAGCTTAATTGGTTTCCAAGCTCCAGAAGACACTGCATCACCAATACTATGGGCCAGTCTTTCCATGCAGAGGACGAAAAGATAAGGGGATAGGGGGTCTCCTTGTCTCAAGCCTCGTTGAGGGGTGAAAGAAGACGATCTACCCCCATTAAACGCAACCTAGAACCTGCAAGAAGAGACACAAGACATAATCAAACTGCATAAGTGATCTCCAAGACCAACCAGTCTTAAAGTCTCATGCAAGAAAGACCAATTCAATCTATCATATGCTTTTTCCAGGTCCACCTTAATCGCAATCCATCCAAGTCTCCTTTTCAAGAAGCGCATGGAGTGGAAAACCTCTTGGGCAATAACAATGTTGTCAGAACTATGTCTTCCCGGAACAAAGCTACACTGGTTAGGTGAAACAAGATCCCCCATAATCCTTCTCAATCTATTAGTGATCATTTTGGTGACAGTTTTATAGATCACGTTACATAGAGAGATCGGACGATACTGAGTAATACGCTCGGGGGCATCAACCTTGGGCACAAGAACCAGGAGCGTGTCATTCACCAAGCTAACTTGGGAAGAGTCGTCAAAGCAATGGAGAACAAATCTGGTCACCGTGTCCCCCACATGCTCCCACTGAGATTGGAAGAACACGGCCTGAAGGCCATCAGGACCAGGCGCTTTCAACGGGCCCATACTAAAGATAGCATCCTTAACCTCTGCACCACTAAACCCAGCCTGGATGAAATTCATTGCCCTAACTGAGATAGCTGGGAACGTACACGAGGTGGAGAGAGAAGACGCCCCACCCTCATCCATAAAGCCATGGCGGAAAAAATTGACTGTATAGTCCTGGAGCACATCAAAATCAGTTAACAAGTTACCATTTTCATCAATGAGTGCTTCAATCTTATTCCTCTTGCGACGGATAAGAGTAGCTGTGTGGAAAAATTTCGAATTCCTGTCCCCAAATTGGAACCAGAGGCATCTTGATTTTTGGGCCCAAAATAATTCCTCCTGTAGCAGAACAGTATGGTATTCTTTCCATAGTTTCTTCTGTAAGTTATCCAATCCACGATCAAAGGCCATGTTGAGGCGATTGTTCACCCCCTCCAGACGTTTCATGATGCGCCGCTTCCTATGGAAGATTTGGCCGAAGACATCATCATTCCAGGTGACAGCAGCATTCCTGAATTTGTCAACATTCGATACCCAATCCTCCCCTGGATCCCAAGAGTCAGCCATTAACCTGGGGAAGTCTTCATGAGTGAGCCATCCAGCTTGAAACCGGAAAGGCCTTGAGAAAGCACGATGATCAACAATCCCGGACACAGCAAGCAAGAGAGGCTTGTGGTCAGATTTCAACTGAGGGAGATGGAGCACCACTGATTCAGGAAAAGTATGGAGCCACTGAGGGTTACACACTCCTCTATCAATCCTTTCTTTCACCCCTCTACCCTCCCAAGTAAAGGGAGGGCCTTTAAAACCCATGTCTGACAACCCACAGGAGAAGAGACAAGATATAAatttttgcatggactgaagatTTAAACCGGCACCACCACACTTGTCTGAAGCTTCCTGGTAGGCATTAAAGTCTCCAATAGCGATCCAAGGGGTATCCGGAGCCGGAGTGGTAGACACAAGATTGGCCCAGAGGGTATCACGCATGCTAGCTTGAGGACTACCATAAACAAAGGTAGCCAAAGCCACCTCAGAATTATCAAGGAAGAAGACTTTGGTATGAACATACTGGCGGTGAGAGACTAAGATATCCAACCTAAGAACATTAGTATCCCAGAACAGCCAAATGCCCCCAGAAAACCCAACCGCATCCTCAATGTGGATACCTTGGAAGTCAAGCTTCCTAGCAAGAGCCTTAGCTTTGGCACCACTTACCCTAGTTTCAAAGAGGGCAACACAGGAGATAGAATGTCTACTGACAAGGTCCTTCATTAACAGAGGGAAACCTTTAGCACCCGCACCTCTAACATTCCAACATAaaaaattcatcatcataaacaccGGAGTGAGGGGGGACAAGAGCCACAACACTAAGTTGTGCGTTTGGAAGAGCCTGGGGACAGGCTTCTCTCCCGTTCACGCCGGAACTCGTCCACATCACCACCAAACAAATAGTCCTTGGTTTGAGATTTCTTCTCTTTACTGAGGATGCCTCCAAGAATCACTGGACGGGCAGCCACTGGGGGAGAATTAGAATTAATAATCGCACCAGAGCCCTTCCCACGTGCTCTCTTTTTTACAGAATTTAGGGAATTGGAGGTTTCCTGGTGAACAGTGCTAGTTTTGTTCACTCCCATGCCAGCTGCGGACCCCACATGTTGGTCCTTGCCACCTGGACAATTCATCGTGGCTGTCACATTAATATCCAAAGGAATATCCAGTGCACTAATTGTAGGAGCATCTGCCACCTTAATGTTCACATTATTCTCCAACAGTTGTTGACTAGTAGGTCCATTCTCAATCATGGGCTCATCATTGATTGCTATCACCTCATCAACATCTAGGGAATTCTCCACATTTTTAGCGTTACTGGACTCCCCCTGATTCCGCAGAGCATCAAACCTGGAGCCATTATTCAAATTCGAATTAGACCCCTTAATTAGGCCCTTAGATTTCGCCTGATTCCCtcctttccttttttctttcttcacgATCATCCAATCGCCGAacgtgtaagacccaagtttttaagcttagaataagtggaagagatttccatttacgattaggcttgatgtatcgtgaaaggaaacctgaacaagagtttaccaaatgaaataaatttatgaaggagaaagttcaggaaaagtcaaaggatcgtatcgaagtcgataaaagttatagcacgatcgttatacgcttaaacctaggtcagaaaccctaatatatagctaattttcatttataggcacgatggaagttaattccaaaaatcttcagagaaatgttagaacttctctttttccatatatcacaatcgtttcgaggcgaaactctaggatctacgaacgtccgattccaatcatcggaagtttgccgaaaccgaaaccctggtatttcaaaaccctagaaattcttgacaatgaagactttttctattcagagcttcaaatgaatattccactcgcgtacacccatttctcttgatgatttcaatctttcttcagaaggaagttttccattccgacattcgatgcaaaaagcaacttatcgggtaaaatagttttataccgactatgcattagttgccaaaaatacaaggagacatctttttagttttggaattctttcgccgaAACATATcctagaattcacggagaatgacgccggaaaaatcagattcgcgaaactttcattttcccgcgaatttccatcatCTATAtgtagcaaacaagtgagaaaaaaacacaaaactcctccattttctctcctcaaggccgcgagttcatccaaggaagaaggaagaagaattttcttcatttcttgcttgatcgttgatccgttagttgctgcttcaaggtttcgaggtatagtcgctaatccttacctctgatcgctttttccatagcttttctgtagacttttctgagctgatagtttatgggtttttgcaaaactatcctgaatctttcatttctgattctaaacctcttctatatgtgcccaagatcacttctgccggattagattttccgttatgtcgccggaattccgccggaatcaattttagccttaaatacccatttttggagtttttgaggtaaagcttcaacctttaggctaaaaactatcgccttagcttagtgttagtaggattagttgtcataaacgtcgttagtaacgtccctgcaaaatttggtttttgggatttcagttttgaaatttctaagttaaaaatcatgaccaaaatacccctgcgacagtttttgatccgataatttttccgagttcagaatacccttagttacggctaatgaaagcataggaaccaagtttgatcgaagaaaaatcgagccccacaattgtgaaaagtggccgagccctataggggaggatggggaaaattccttttccgaaaaattgtcctttcgcgctagattatcgtacc
This portion of the Lotus japonicus ecotype B-129 chromosome 3, LjGifu_v1.2 genome encodes:
- the LOC130743727 gene encoding uncharacterized protein LOC130743727, translating into MTKEKTHESAASEGASPEELDNLRRSTFKAKQQQPGDQQATPVLSRRVISYKDICVGINGSNRDEDEEDAYIDNSGSDVDEDAEEVEEGDEDMEDNVQQDPLFPVIKITKRELKEACKPWRKAIIVKLLGKKLGLSLLRIRLERLWQPMGDMEVIDLDNEFYIIRFSNAADYGHVFNGGPWVIMGHYLVIQQWKPGFVPEEGIPGKVAVWVRIPKFPVEFYGKCFLWRIGNNLGRMVRIDDHTMKVAKDGGQSNIGNERCRFARICVEVDLRKALVAKFTMNDQTYNVEYEGLNLICFHCGRFDALRNQGESSNAKNVENSLDVDEVIAINDEPMIENGPTSQQLLENNVNIKVADAPTISALDIPLDINVTATMNCPGGKDQHVGSAAGMGVNKTSTVHQETSNSLNSVKKRARGKGSGAIINSNSPPVAARPVILGGILSKEKKSQTKDYLFGGDVDEFRRERERSLGAGAKGFPLLMKDLVSRHSISCVALFETRVSGAKAKALARKLDFQGIHIEDAVGFSGGIWLFWDTNVLRLDILVSHRQYVHTKVFFLDNSEVALATFVYGSPQASMRDTLWANLVSTTPAPDTPWIAIGDFNAYQEASDKCGGAGLNLQSMQKFISCLFSCGLSDMGFKGPPFTWEGRGVKERIDRGVCNPQWLHTFPESVVLHLPQLKSDHKPLLLAVSGIVDHRAFSRPFRFQAGWLTHEDFPRLMADSWDPGEDWVSNVDKFRNAAVTWNDDVFGQIFHRKRRIMKRLEGVNNRLNMAFDRGLDNLQKKLWKEYHTVLLQEELFWAQKSRCLWFQFGDRNSKFFHTATLIRRKRNKIEALIDENGNLLTDFDVLQDYTVNFFRHGFMDEGGASSLSTSCTFPAISVRAMNFIQAGFSGAEVKDAIFSMGPLKAPGPDGLQAVFFQSQWEHVGDTVTRFVLHCFDDSSQVSLVNDTLLVLVPKVDAPERITQYRPISLCNVIYKTVTKMITNRLRRIMGDLVSPNQCSFVPGRHSSDNIVIAQEVFHSMRFLKRRLGWIAIKVDLEKAYDRLNWSFLHETLRLVAFNGGRSSSFTPQRGLRQGDPLSPYLFVLCMERLAHSIGDAVSSGAWKPIKLSRNGPPISHLFFADDLLLFGEATLDQMECIMGCLNGFCSASGMKVSIPKTRLMISKNVGSAVSRQLSDLSGISLTSDLGKYLGVPLAHKRVTSSSYQYILDRTQTRLSSWRSQMLNFAGRVTLTKSVIAALRTYSMQTCLLPKTVCGKLEKIQRDFIWGSTDRPNGAHSIAWAKLCCPKQNGGLGLRRMHDFNKSLVMKLGWGLVSTPDALWARVLRGKYSCGTDHFPVVQRKSRESHVWRAIRVTWPDVDKNLRWRIGSGSSVRFWYDSWVFSGSILINCAISEISPVDAIKSVADYFDFDRGLWRFALFQNLIPPDLFSEIVAMPPPATNIGPDRICWNLKF